GGCGAGAGCACTGCCTCCCGCTTCACCTGGAAGGCGAGACCGGTGAACGCGACGAAGTAGATCACCACGCCCACATGGACGATGTAACCACCGTACCGTCGCCGGTTTCTGGCGATCAGATGGACCAGCGCCGCCGGCACGCCCTCACCGTGCAGCGCGATCCGGGCGCGAATGCCACGGTAGAATTCCTGCCCGATCGTCCCCACGACAAAGCCGCCGAGCGCCAGCGCCATGATGGCGTAGACGTCGCGCATCCCAGCACCGAGCAGCGCCGCGGCGGTTACTCCCCCTGTCGCGAGCGGGACGATGAATTGCCGGCGGAGGTTCGCGGTCGACGCCTTGCGCCACGCGATCAGCGGCCCGATGCCGGTCAGCGCGAGGAGAAAGAGACCGAGCGGAACATTGACGCGATTGAAGAACGCCGGGCCGACCGTGATCTTGGTGCCGCGCACCCATTCCGAGAGAATTGGAAAGAGCGTACCCCACAGCACCGAGAAGGCGATGCCGACCAGCGCGAGATTGTTGAAGAGAAACGCCGATTCGCGGCTCACCAGCGACTCGAGCTGGACCTCGGCCTCGAGCATCGGCCAGCGGGTATAGAGCAGCGTGAACGACACGACCGCCGCCACCAGGAGGAGCGCCAGGAAGAAGTAGCCGATGTCGGACTGGGTAAACGAGTGGATCGAGGAAATCGCCCCCGACCGCGTGATGAAGGTTCCGAAGATCGACAGCAGGAAGGTGCCAATGATCAGCGACACGTTCCATCGCTTGAGCATCCCGCGCTTTTCCTGGATCATCACCGAGTGAAGGAACGCGGTCAGCGTGAGCCACGACAGGAGCGGTGCGTTCTCGACCGGGTCCCACATCCAGACGCCGCCCCAGCCGAGTTCGACGTACGCCCACCACATGCCGAGCGTGATGCCGATCGAGAGGAAGAGCCACGACGCCAGCGCCCACTTCCGCATCGCGATGATCCAGCCGGTGTCGAGCTTGCGGGCCAGCAGCGCGGCGATCGCGAAGGCGAACGGAATCGTGATGCTGATGTAGCCGAGATAGAGCATCGGGGGATGCATCACCATCCCGGGGTTCTGCAGTTGCGGATTCAGGCCGCGGCCATCGGCCGGCGTAAATGGCAGCCGCTCGAACGGTGACGCATGTCCGAAGAGCATCACCGCAAGGAAGAACGCGATCACCAGATTGACGACCGCCGCGACGTACGGCAGCAACGCCCGGTGCCGCGACGATGTCAGCGCCTGGGCGAGCGCGCCGAAAATCGAAAGGATCACCGCCCAGAAGAGGAGCGAGCCCTTCTGTCCTGCCCAGAACGCCGACACGAGATAGTAGGTCGGGAGATTGCGCGACGTATACGAAGCCACGTACTCGATGTTGAAGTCGTGGCCGAGAATTCCCTTCCAGAGCGCCGCCGACGCCACCAGCAGCGCCGCACAGATGGCATACGATCCGCGGGTCACCGCGGTGGCCAGGACCGGTCGCGCTCTCCAGTTCCCGAACAGGCCGATCGCGGCACTCCAGCATCCGAGCAGCAACGCCGCCCAGAGTGCAAAGGTCCCGAGAAATGTCATCGGTGCATCAAGTGGACTTGGGCTGGTCCTTCCATGCCGCTTCGTACCGTGAGCCGCACTTGGCGATCACGTCAGTGGCGTGGAAGACTCCGTCGCGTCCGAGCTTTCCCGGTACGACGACGTCGATATCGTTCGCGTCGGTGAAGGTGTCGGGAACGAGACCGACATAGGTGACCGGAAAGGTGCGGATGCCATCGCTGATGGAGAAATCAACCCGCTCGTGCGCCGGATCACGATGGATCGATCCCGGCACGACCTTCGCGCTCACCTTGACGCCGACATCGTAGAAATGCGGATCCGAGGCGCTGCGCGCAGCGAGTTGCGTGGGGGTGAGAAAGTAGGTGCCGGTCTGCTTGATACCTTCGGTGATCATCAGCACTACGCAGGCCACAATCACGGTTGCACCGACTGCGAACTTCGTCCCTGGCTTCATGGCCCGGAATATAGTGCCGTGGTGCGCGCTAGCGTGTCCGCGCCCGACCGTCCGCAACGCCGCCCGGCCAGCTCGCCCAGGCGAGTGCGGTGTCGACTGCGCGGCGCCATTCACGGCGTGCCTGCTCCCGCCACGACGCGTCCCGCCGTGGCTCGAACACCGTTGTTTCCCCGCTCTCGGCTGCCGATGGGAGCGACGCGCCGATGCCGATGGCGGCGAGGCGGGCAGCACCCAGCGCGGTGAGTTCGATCGCGGCGGGGCGCTCGACGGGAATACCCAGCAGGTCGGCCTGGTACTGCATCAGCCAGTCATTCTGCGCCGCGCCGCCATCGACGCGCAGCACCGTGACGCCCCCCATGACCTCGACGAGATCCGCGGCGCTGTGCGCAATCGCTTCGAGCGTCGCCCGGACCAGATGTGCCCGGCCGACGCCTCGCGTCACACCGGTGATCACGCCGCGCGCCTCGGCGTTCCAGTGCGGCGCCCCGAGGCCGGCGAGCGCGGGGACGAAGGTCACGCCACCTGCGTCGACGACGCTCGCCGCGAGTGCCGCAGTTTCGGCGGCGCTCTCGATGAGACCAAGACCATCGCGCAGCCACTGCACCGCCGCGCCGGCAATGAAGACACTCCCCTCGAGTGCCCATGCGCGCGCGCCAGAGCGGTTCGCCGCGATGGTCGCAAGGATCCCGGGCGCGGGTGCGGGAGGGTTCGCGTCGCCGCTGTGGCGGAGAAGAAAGGCCCCGGTCCCGTAGGTGATCTTGCTCGATCCCGGCTCGGTGCATCCGTGGCCGAAGAGCGCCGCCTGCTGATCGCCGGCGAGCCCGGTGATCGGGATCGGCGTGCCGAACCACGTCGCCTCTGCCAGACCGACGTGTCCGGCGCTCGGCACCACCGCCGGAAGGATCGCGCGGGGAATACCAAAGAGCTCGAGCATCTCGTTGTCCCAGTCGCCGGTCGCGAGGTCGGCGAGCAAGGTTCGCGACGAATTGGTCGGATCGGTCACATGCACCGCGCCACCGGTGAGTCGCGCTATCAGCCACGTCTCCACCGTCCCGGCGCAGAGCTCGCCGCGAACCGCCCGGCGCGCAACATCGGGATCGCGCAGGAGCCATTCGAGCTTGGTGGCTGAGAAATAGGGATCGAGCAGCAGGCCGGTTCGAGCGCGCACCCGCGGTTCGACCCCGGCGGCACGCAGCCCGGCGCAGCGCGTGGTGGTGCGCCGGTCCTGCCACACGATCGCCGGGGCGATCGGAGCCAGCGTCTGCCGGTCCCAGAGCACCACGGTCTCGCGCTGGTTGGTGATCCCGATCGCCGCGATCGCGACACCCGCCGCAGCCAGCGCGTCCCGTCCCGCCGCCACGGTGGCCGTCACGAGGATCTCCGGATCATGCTCCACCCAACCCGGCGACGGATACGACTGCGGAATCTCGCGATAGCCGCGGCCGAGGACCGTCCCGTCGGCGCCGAAGACGAGCGCCGTCGAGCCGGTGGTTCCCTGATCGAGCGCGACGATATTGGGCATTGGAGTCCATCGCGAAGATAGCAATCCGCTATCTTTGTGGGTGCCTTATTCAACCTTGCTCTTTGACCTCACCGACGACGGGATCGGGCTCGTCACCTTCAACCGTCCCGACAAACTCAACGCCCTCAACGCGACGGTCATCGCCGAACTTGGCGCCCTGATCCAGGACGCCTCCCGCGACGATGGCGTACGCGGATTGATCCTCACCGGAAGCGGCCCCAAGGCGTTCATCGCCGGGGCCGACATCTCCGAGCTGGCAGAGGTCAATGGCAGTGAAGGGATCGATCTTGCGAAGCGCGGTTCGCGGGTCCTGCGGGAAATCGAGCGGCTCCCGAAACCGGTGATCGCTGCCATCAACGGCTTTGCCCTTGGCGGCGGCTGCGAGCTTGCCATGGCGTGCCATATCCGGCTTGCCGCGCCCAACGCCAGGTTTGCCCAGCCCGAAGTCAAGCTGGGGCTGATCCCGGGATTCGGTGGCACCGTGCGCCTGCCGCGACTCGTCGGTCGTGGCCGCGCCACCGAGTTGCTGATTTCCGGTGCGATGATCGACGCCGAGGAAGCCGCGCGCATCGGGCTGGTGAACCGCGTCGTCCCCGCCGAGTCGCTGGTGGATGACGCGCGCGCGCTGATGCGCACCATTCTCGCGCAGGGTCCGCTGGCAGTGCGGCTCTGCCTGCAGGCCGTCGACGGCACCCTCGACCGTCCGCTCGACGAGGCGCTGGCCCTCGAAGCGAAGCTCTTCGGCGATGCCTGTGCCAGTGCCGACAAGGCGGAAGGCACGCGGGCGTTCCTGGAGAAGCGACCCGCGGTGTTTCGCGGTCGGTGACCCGGTGCGGGCAGTCTCGCTCGTGGTGCGGTCGTTCCGGAATCTTGCCGACGCCACGATCGACCTTCCGGAATCCGGCATTGCGCTGGTCGGGCCCAACGGCCAGGGGAAGACGAACTGTCTCGAGGCGCTCGCCTATCCGGTCCTCTTCCGGTCGGTGCGCGGTGCTGCAGATCGGGAGATCCCGCGATTCGGCGGACCGGGATTTCACGTGGCCGTCACGACAGATGCCGGCTCGACGATCGCCGCAACATACGCCGCGGCGGAACGCAGGAAGCGAATCGCAGTCGACGGCGAGGAGCAGCCGACGATCACCGCCGCCATCGGGCAATGGCTGGTGGTGGGCTTCTTTCCCACCGACCTTGCCCTGGTGCAGGGCGGCGCGTCGGAGCGGCGGCGCTGGATCGACCGGATGCTGTCACTCGCCGATCGCGAGTACCTCGATGCGTTGCTCCGGTATCGCTCTGCGCTGGCGCAACGGAACGCGGCGCTGCGTCACGGCGATGCGGCAACAGCGGTGGCGTTCGATCCTGCGCTCGCGCGCGGCGGTTCGTTCGTGACGAGCCGGCGCCGGCAGTGGGTACGCAGTGCCGACACGACCTGGCGGCAGGAGCTCGACGCGCTGGGCGAAGGAACGCCGGTGGCGCTGCGGTATCGCGGCGACGAGGCACTCGAGGACGCCGCCGCATGGGAGGAACGATTGGAGAGTGCGTTGCCGCGAGACCTGCAGCGGGGACAGACCCACGTCGGCCCGCATCGCGACGACGTCGTCCTCGGCCTCGGCGGCCATGCACTGCGCGACTACGGATCGACCGGTCAGCAGCGCTCGGCCGCTGTGGCGCTGCGCCTGATGGAACTCGAGACGCTCGCGACGTCACGTGGCGTCCGCCCGACGCTGCTGGTGGACGATGTCTTTGCGGAGCTCGATGTCGACCGGCAACGACGGCTCGCTGCGCGGCTCGCGGCAAAGCCGGGACAGCGGATCGTCACCGCACCGCGCGCAGCCGAGATCCCGACGGAACTCGATCTCCCCCGGTGGACGATGCACCACGGCGTCCTCCGTGCCGGTGAAGGGACCGCGGCGTGAAGGAGACCAAGGGCCCTCTCCCGATCGGCGATGTTCTTGGCACTTGGATCGCGCGGCACGGCATGGCGCGGCGCTTCGACCTGGTCAACGCCGTCGAGGCGTGGCCTGACGCCGTCGGTCCGCAGATTGCCGCTGTCACCCGGGCGATCTCGGTCGCGCCGGACGGCACCTTGATGGTTCGCGTGACGACGCACTCCTGGGCCACCGAGCTCGGCTTGATGGCCCCGCGGATCCTGGCCCGGCTCAACGGGTCGAAACGTGGACGCGTGCTGCACATCCGCTGGCTGGTTGGTCCGCTCGACCGACCCTGAACGGCTTACTTGCGAGGAACGATGGCGAACGACACAGCACCGAACGGCGACTACGGCGCACAGAGCATCACCGTGCTCAAGGGACTCGAGGCGGTCCGCAAGCGCCCGGCGATGTACATCGGGTCGACCGGCGAGAACGGGTTGCACCACCTGGTCTACGAAGTGGTCGACAACTCGATCGACGAAGCGCTGGCCGGCTTCTGCGATACGATCGACGTGTCGATCCACAAGGACAACTCGATTACCGTCACCGACAACGGCCGCGGCATCCCGGTGGATATCCATCCCACCGAAAAGATCCCCGGCGTCGAACTGGCGCTCACCGTCCTGCATGCCGGCGGCAAGTTCGATCGCAACTCGTACAAGGTGTCGGGGGGATTGCACGGCGTCGGCGTGTCGGTCGTCAATGCGCTGTCGGAAAAGGTCACCGTCACGGTCGATCGCGACGGCGCGCGGCATCAGATGTCGTTCGTCCGCGGCAAGACCACGCAGAAGCTCACGGTGATCGGCATCGCGGCCGGGACCGGGACGACGGTCACGTTCAAGCCCGACCCGCAGATCTTCACGGTCCTCGAGTTTTCGTGGAGCACCCTTGCCGACCGCCTGCGGCAGCTCGCATTCCTCAACGGCGGCCTCAAGATCACGCTCACCGACGAACGCGGTGACGAGCCGCGCAACGAGACCTTCTACTACAAGGGGGGCCTCGTCGAGTTCGTGTCGTGGCTCAACCGCAACAAGAAGGTGCTCCATCCGAAGCCGGTGCACTTCTCGGCGACGCGCGATGATGTCGACGTCGATATCGCGCTGCAGTACGAGGACGGCTACAACGAGAACACCTTCACCTTCGTGAACAACATCAACACCCACGAGGGTGGCACCCATCTCACCGGGTTCCGGTCGGCGCTGACGCGGACGATCAACGAGATCGCCAAGAAATCAAATGCGCTGAAGAAAGCCGATTTCACCCTCAGCGGCGACGACGCGCGCGAGGGACTCACCTGCGTCATTCACGTCAAGGTCCGCGAGCCGCAATTCGAGGGACAGACCAAGACCAAGCTCGGCAACGGCGAGGTCGAGGGGATCGTGCGCACCGTCGTCAACGAACACCTCGGCAATTATCTCGAGGAGAATCCGGGTGTCGGTCGCGCCATCATCGAAAAAGCCGTGAGCGCCGCGCGAGCCCGCGAAGCAGCGCGCAAGGCCCGCGATCTGGTGCGCAAGAAATCCGGCCTCGAGAACGCCGTCCTTCCCGGCAAGCTCGCCGATTGTTCGCTCGACGACCCGGCGATGTGCGAGCTGTACCTGGTCGAGGGTGACTCGGCCGGTGGCTCGGCCAAGCAGGGACGCGACCGCTCGTTCCAGGCGATCCTGCCACTCCGCGGAAAAATTCTCAACGTCGAGCGCGCCCGCATCGACCGGATCCTCGGCAATGAGGAGATCCGGGCGATCATCACGGCGATCGGCGCGGGCGTGCGCGAGGACTTCAACATCGCCGACGCACGGTACCACAAGATCATCCTGATGACCGACGCCGACGTCGACGGCGCGCACATCCGGACGCTGCTGCTGACCTTCTTCTTCCGGCAGATGCCGGAGCTGATCGAGGCAGGGTTCATCTACATCGCTCAGCCGCCGCTCTATCGCGTCGCGCGCGGGAAGGAAGAGTACTACGCCTACACCGAGGAGGAGCGCGGCGAGTTTCAGAAGCGGCTCGCCGAGGGCGCCAAGGGAAATGTCGGCGTGCAGCGCTACAAGGGGTTGGGCGAAATGAACCCCGATCAGCTCTGGAAGACGACGATGGATCCGAACACGCGGACGATCCTCCGCGTCACGCTCGAAGACGCGGTCGAGGCGTCGAAACTTTTCGACGAGTTGATGGGCGACGACGTGGAGCCGCGCCGGATGTTCATCGAGGCGAACGCGAAGTTCGTCAGCGTACTCGACGTCTAGCGCTCTCGCGCGGCGGGAGGACCAGTAGCGACAGCAGCGAACGACACTGGTTCGCTGCTGTCGTTTTTGTTACTACAGTATCCCCGGCATCGGCGAGTGCCCGCTTCCGGGGCCCCAATCGTCGGTGTCGTCGTCGACCGCGTCCGCCGCGGCGCGCGCATCGGGATCGTCCTTCACCGCCCGCTCCGCCTCGGTGAGTTCGTCGGCGTCGACCGGCGTATCCACGTCGTCTTCGGGCGCAATCGGCTTCCCCTTCCCCAGCCCCAGGAGCCAGATCAGGAACGCGCCGATCAGAGCCACTGTCACCCAGATCCCTACCATTCATCCTCCTCGGTATGATGCGGTGCCACCCGCCGTGACGCGCCAGGCGATGAGCGGCAGCGTCTCCGGCGCGACATCGCCAATGTCGATCGCCAATTCGATGGCGCGAGCCGCCGCGGCCGCGGCATCGTGGCTCCTGGCGTGAATCGTGGCGACCCGTTGGCCTCGTTGCACTGCGATCCCCGGCTTGACCGGCACCTCGAGTCCCACGGCGGGATCAACCGTGTCCGTGACGGTTCGACGGCCGCCACCGAGGTCGATGATGATCCGGCCGAGCGCGCGAGGCTCGACCACGGTGACGATGCCGGCCCGCGACGCGAGGACATCGAGGCGTACCGGCGCGGCAGGAAGCTTCCCGGGATGCTCCACTGCTGCAGCGTCACCGCCCTGCGCCTCGACCATCGCGACGAAGCGTTCGAGTGCCTGGCCGGAACTGATCGTCGATTCGAGCCGGCGCCGCGCTGCCGCAGCGTCGTCCTCCGCACCGGCGAGGAGCAGCATCTCCGTGCCGAGGGCAAAGGTGACTTCCATGAGGTCGGCCGGGCCGTCGCCCCGGAGGCCGGCGATCGCCTCGACCACTTCGAGCGCGTTGCCGCAGGCGATCCCGAGCGGCCGGTCCATCGCCGTGAGGAGTGCGACCGTCCGGCAGCCGCGCGCCTCGCCGAGCGCGATCATCGTGCGGGCGAGTTCGAGTGCGCGCTCGGGATCGGGAAGAAAGGCCCCGGAGCCGATCTTCACGTCGAGGACGAGGCCGTTCAGGTCTTCAGCCAGTTTCTTCGACATGATGCTGGCACTGATGAGCGGGATCGATTCGACGGTGGCGGTGACGTCGCGCAGCGCGTAGAGCTTCCGGTCCGCGGGAGCGATATCGTCGGTCTGCCCGATCATCGCGACCCCAAGTGTGCGGACCTGTCGTTCGGCGTCGCGCAGCGGCAGCGTGGTGCGCATTCCGGGAATCGCTTCGAGCTTGTCGAGGGTTCCCCCCGTGTGGCCGAGGCCGCGCCCCGACATCATCGGGACGAGGACGCCGCACGCGGCGAGCATCGGCGCGAGAAGCAGCGAGGTCTTGTCGCCGACGCCACCGGTCGAGTGCTTGTCGATTCTTGGGCGGTGCTCGCCGTCAAAGCGCAACGAATCGCCGGAACGACGCATCGCATCGGTGAGCGCGGCGAGTTCGTCGGTCGTCAGGCCGCGAAAGAAGACCGCCATCGCCATCGCGGCCATCTGATAATCGGGGACCTCGCCGGCGGTGTAGGCTGCGATCAACGCCCGCCACTCATCTTCCGAGAGCGTGCCGCCGTCTCGCTTGCGTTCAATCAGGCGCGGAACGACCATTCACCCCTCGCGCCTGTGTGTTGATTCCGGAAGGATCCCGACCGTGTCGCTCCGCCGATTTGCTGTGACCATGCTCCTCGTCTGCATCGCCGTGACGCATCGCGCCGCGGCGCAGAGCAGCGAGATCGCAGCGGGCGTCAAGGCCGGCGACGCGCACGATCTGGAAGGTGCGCGCCGACACTTCGAGGCGGCGCTGGCGCACGATCCGGGGTCGTACGAGGCGAACTGGCGGTTGGCATTGCTGCTCATCGATATCGCCAAGCAGTTTCCCGACAACGCGCCGAGTCCGACGAGGGACACGCTCTACGTGCATGCCGAAAGGTACGCGCGGCGGGCGGTCGCCGCGAACGACAACGGCGCCGAGGGGCACTTTGCCCTCGCCAACGCGATCGGCAGGTCCGTGCTGAGCATGAGTGCCCGCGACCGGGTGAAGCGCGCGACGGAAGTGCGCGCCGAAGCGCTCCGGGCCATCGAGATCGATCCGCACCACGACGGCGCGTGGCACATCCTTGGCCGGTGGAACGCCGAAGTCGAGCGGCTGTCGGCGCTTCAGCGATTCTATGCCAAGGAGTTCCTCGGCGCGTCGGTGTTCAACGCCGCCTCGTGGGATGAAGCGGAGCGCGACCTCCGCCTCGCAGTGAAGTACGCGCCGACGAGAATCGTGCACCGGCTGGATCTGGCCGAGGTGCTCATCTGGCGAAAGAAATGGTCCGAAGCGAAGGTCCAGCTAGACGCCATTGCTGCGATGCCGGCCACGGACGTCTCCGATCCGTCGTACAAGCGGCAGGCACAGACGCTCGAAGGGACCGTCGGCAAGAAGGTGCACGAATGAGCCGCGAGGATCTTCACCGGGAAGTCGACGCGTTGCGCGAGCAGATCGGCCGCGCCAACCGCGCCTATTACGAGCTCGACACCCCCGAACTGAGCGATGCCGAATACGATCGGCTCTTTCGCCGGCTGCAACAGCTGGAGACCGAGCACCCGGAACTTGCCACCGCCGATTCTCCGACGCGACGAGTCGGCGGCGCGCCGGCGACGCACCTGCCGAAGCACACCCACCTCCGCCCGATGCTCTCGCTGGCCAACGCCTTCTCCGATGACGAACTGCAGGCGTGGGAGCAGCGCAACGCGAAGCTGGCGCCCACCGTTCGCGACGTGGGGTACACTGTTGAAGTGAAGATCGACGGCACGGCGGTCTGCCTCACCTATCGCGACGGAGCGCTGGTCACCGGCGCCACGCGCGGCAACGGCGCGGTCGGTGAGGACGTCACCGCGAACCTCCGGACCATCGATGACATCCCGCTCGAATTGCGCGGGTCGGGGTGGCCGGCGCTCATGGAAGTGCGCGGCGAGGTGTATTTCCCTCTCGAAGCATTCCGGAAACTCAATGTGCGACGCGAGCGCGAAGGTGAGCCGCCGTTTGCGAATCCGCGCAACGCGGCGGCCGGCGCGTTGCGACAACTCGACCCGGCGACGACGCGCAGCCGACGCCTGCGCTGCTTCGCCTTCCAGGTCGTCCCGATCGACGGATCGCTCGACGCACCGACCCACGATGACGCCCTCGCCGCGCTGGCGCGCTGGGGCTTCCAGGTGGAACCGCATCACGCGCGGGTGCCGACGCTCGGCGAGGCGATCGCGCGGATCAGCACGCTCGAAGCGAAGCTTCCGTCGTTGCCGTTCGGCGCCGACGGAGTCGTCGTCAAGGTTGATTCCCGGGAGCTCCAGGAAGCGCTCGGCACCATCGGCGATCGCGAGCCGCGGTGGGCGATCGCCAGGAAGTTTGCGCCCGATGTCGCGACGACGCGCCTTCTCGACATCCGCGTGAGCGTCGGCCGCACCGGCGCGCTCGCGCCGTACGCCGTGCTCGAACCAGTGGAGCTCGGCGGCGTCACGATCTCCAGCGCCACGCTGCACAACGATGAGGTGGTGGCGCAGAAGGACGTGCGCGTCGGCGACATCGTCGAGGTGATCCGCGCCGGAGAGGTGATTCCGCAGGTGGTGGGCCCGGTCCGGGAGCAGCGCGATGGATCGGAGACGCCGTGGGAGCCGCCGGCGCACTGCCCGGCGTGCGGTACCCTCGCCGTCCGCGATCCCGATGAAGTGATGCGCTACTGCCCGAATCCCCTCTGCCCGGGACGGCTGGTCGAGGGGATCGTCCACTTCGCGTCGCGCGATGCGATGGATATTCGCGGCCTTGGCTACGAACGGGTCCGGCAGCTGATCGCCGCCGATCTGATTCACAACGTCGCCGAACTGTATGACCTCACGGTCGATCAGCTGGTGACCCTTGATCGGTTCGCAAAGCAATCGGCGGCGCAGCTCGTTGCGGCGATTGATGCGTCCAGAGAGCAACCGCTCTCGGTGCTGCTCTACGCGTTGGGAATCCGGCACGTCGGTCGGTCGGTCGCGCAGTTGCTGGCGCGTCATTTCGGCTCGCTCGAACGACTCCAGGCCGCCGACGCCGACGCGATCGGTGCTATCAACGGCGTGGGGCCGACGATTGCGATGACGGTCCGTGGCTGGCTCGACGATCCGCGGAGCAGGACATTGCTCGACGCCCTCGTCGCGCATCGACTCACCACCATCGAACCCGGCGAGCGGACCACCCCGGGGGCCCTCTCGGGAAAAACCTATGTCCTCACGGGAACGCTGCCGACGCTCACCCGCGGCGAGGCCGCGGCCCGGATCGAGGGAGCCGGCGGCACAGTTGCCTCGAGTGTGACGAAGAAGACCTCCACCGTCGTCGCAGGCGATGAGGCCGGGAGCAAGCTCGACAAGGCGACGTCCCTCGGCATCGAAATCATCGACGAGGCGGAGCTCTTGCGGCGTCTCGACTCGGCGTCGTAGGTTCGCTTCCCCTCCATTCCAGCAGGTTCGGCGGTCCCGTGCAGCGCTACCTCATCGCACCGACATCCCTGCACCGCCTGCGCCGGCGCCTTCTCGCCGCGGGGCCCGGTGTCGCCGCGGAGATTCTCCACGAGGCGGGGTATGGCACCGGCGAAGCGCTGGCGGCGGCGTGGGCCGAGCATGTCAGGAAGCGGACCGGACTGAGCGATCCCGGGGAGCTCGATGCCGGATGGCTCGGTCCGCTCCTCGCCGAACTCTGCCGGGAGATGGGCTGGGGGTCGCTCGAACTGGCGGCGATCGACGAGCGCGCCCTGGTCGTGTCGTCGGTGGATTGGGCGGAGGCCGAGCCCGGCGCCACCGTCGAACCGGCATGCTACTTCAGCTGCGGTGCCCTCGCGGCATTCTTCACAGCGGTCGCCGGATCGGGGAGCGCGTCACCGATCGCGGTGATCGAGGTGGCGTGCCGCTCCCGCGGCGATGACCGCTGTTCGTTCCTCGCGGCGGGTCGCGATGCACTCGCCGCGGTCTACGACCTCATGGCCGCGGGACGGGACTGGCGCGAGGCGTTCGCGCCGGCGCCCGCCGATCGCTCCATTCAGTGACCGAACTCCGCGCGCAGATCCGCGCGCATCACCAGCTCGCCATTCTCGATCACTTCGCGGTCCCACGGCAGTACGATCGCCTTCTCGCTCATGAAGGCG
This region of Gemmatimonadales bacterium genomic DNA includes:
- a CDS encoding cytochrome c-type biogenesis CcmF C-terminal domain-containing protein, whose translation is MTFLGTFALWAALLLGCWSAAIGLFGNWRARPVLATAVTRGSYAICAALLVASAALWKGILGHDFNIEYVASYTSRNLPTYYLVSAFWAGQKGSLLFWAVILSIFGALAQALTSSRHRALLPYVAAVVNLVIAFFLAVMLFGHASPFERLPFTPADGRGLNPQLQNPGMVMHPPMLYLGYISITIPFAFAIAALLARKLDTGWIIAMRKWALASWLFLSIGITLGMWWAYVELGWGGVWMWDPVENAPLLSWLTLTAFLHSVMIQEKRGMLKRWNVSLIIGTFLLSIFGTFITRSGAISSIHSFTQSDIGYFFLALLLVAAVVSFTLLYTRWPMLEAEVQLESLVSRESAFLFNNLALVGIAFSVLWGTLFPILSEWVRGTKITVGPAFFNRVNVPLGLFLLALTGIGPLIAWRKASTANLRRQFIVPLATGGVTAAALLGAGMRDVYAIMALALGGFVVGTIGQEFYRGIRARIALHGEGVPAALVHLIARNRRRYGGYIVHVGVVIYFVAFTGLAFQVKREAVLSPGETVELRSPFGHTYQLTHLGVSQYERQNRQVSAATLQVRRNGKLIGTIESERRQYVDSFDNPTFEPSTVVGIRSDLREDLYVVYAGSPDGTERARFTLIINPLVSWFWIGGAVLVLGGLITMWPGGPQLKTPRRRLAPQAGYAVPLAGVSE
- a CDS encoding cytochrome c maturation protein CcmE; amino-acid sequence: MKPGTKFAVGATVIVACVVLMITEGIKQTGTYFLTPTQLAARSASDPHFYDVGVKVSAKVVPGSIHRDPAHERVDFSISDGIRTFPVTYVGLVPDTFTDANDIDVVVPGKLGRDGVFHATDVIAKCGSRYEAAWKDQPKST
- the glpK gene encoding glycerol kinase GlpK; amino-acid sequence: MPNIVALDQGTTGSTALVFGADGTVLGRGYREIPQSYPSPGWVEHDPEILVTATVAAGRDALAAAGVAIAAIGITNQRETVVLWDRQTLAPIAPAIVWQDRRTTTRCAGLRAAGVEPRVRARTGLLLDPYFSATKLEWLLRDPDVARRAVRGELCAGTVETWLIARLTGGAVHVTDPTNSSRTLLADLATGDWDNEMLELFGIPRAILPAVVPSAGHVGLAEATWFGTPIPITGLAGDQQAALFGHGCTEPGSSKITYGTGAFLLRHSGDANPPAPAPGILATIAANRSGARAWALEGSVFIAGAAVQWLRDGLGLIESAAETAALAASVVDAGGVTFVPALAGLGAPHWNAEARGVITGVTRGVGRAHLVRATLEAIAHSAADLVEVMGGVTVLRVDGGAAQNDWLMQYQADLLGIPVERPAAIELTALGAARLAAIGIGASLPSAAESGETTVFEPRRDASWREQARREWRRAVDTALAWASWPGGVADGRARTR
- a CDS encoding enoyl-CoA hydratase-related protein, which translates into the protein MPYSTLLFDLTDDGIGLVTFNRPDKLNALNATVIAELGALIQDASRDDGVRGLILTGSGPKAFIAGADISELAEVNGSEGIDLAKRGSRVLREIERLPKPVIAAINGFALGGGCELAMACHIRLAAPNARFAQPEVKLGLIPGFGGTVRLPRLVGRGRATELLISGAMIDAEEAARIGLVNRVVPAESLVDDARALMRTILAQGPLAVRLCLQAVDGTLDRPLDEALALEAKLFGDACASADKAEGTRAFLEKRPAVFRGR
- the recF gene encoding DNA replication and repair protein RecF (All proteins in this family for which functions are known are DNA-binding proteins that assist the filamentation of RecA onto DNA for the initiation of recombination or recombinational repair.), whose protein sequence is MRAVSLVVRSFRNLADATIDLPESGIALVGPNGQGKTNCLEALAYPVLFRSVRGAADREIPRFGGPGFHVAVTTDAGSTIAATYAAAERRKRIAVDGEEQPTITAAIGQWLVVGFFPTDLALVQGGASERRRWIDRMLSLADREYLDALLRYRSALAQRNAALRHGDAATAVAFDPALARGGSFVTSRRRQWVRSADTTWRQELDALGEGTPVALRYRGDEALEDAAAWEERLESALPRDLQRGQTHVGPHRDDVVLGLGGHALRDYGSTGQQRSAAVALRLMELETLATSRGVRPTLLVDDVFAELDVDRQRRLAARLAAKPGQRIVTAPRAAEIPTELDLPRWTMHHGVLRAGEGTAA
- a CDS encoding DUF721 domain-containing protein translates to MKETKGPLPIGDVLGTWIARHGMARRFDLVNAVEAWPDAVGPQIAAVTRAISVAPDGTLMVRVTTHSWATELGLMAPRILARLNGSKRGRVLHIRWLVGPLDRP